From a region of the Rathayibacter sp. VKM Ac-2804 genome:
- a CDS encoding DNA alkylation repair protein — MSDAGDFIRAALEYEGDVWRAQDVRERLGAGLDSTGASVGAVRGTVRDALKKFRGLEHDDVTALSSELWEPPVFETRLAAIVLLQSRAAMLRASDLTRLEGFVRDARVEELTASLARDVILPLRASSSGSARARVDGVLDRWASEGGSLAEAERRVRPAD; from the coding sequence GTGAGCGACGCCGGCGACTTCATCCGCGCGGCGCTGGAGTACGAGGGCGACGTCTGGCGGGCGCAGGACGTGCGCGAGCGGCTCGGCGCGGGGCTCGACTCCACCGGGGCCTCGGTCGGAGCGGTCCGCGGCACCGTGCGGGACGCGCTGAAGAAGTTCCGCGGGCTCGAGCACGACGACGTCACGGCGCTGTCCTCGGAGCTGTGGGAGCCGCCTGTCTTCGAGACGCGGCTCGCGGCGATCGTCCTGCTGCAGTCGCGAGCAGCGATGCTGCGTGCCTCCGACCTGACGCGGCTCGAGGGCTTCGTCCGTGATGCGCGGGTCGAGGAGCTGACGGCATCGCTCGCCCGCGACGTGATCCTCCCTCTGCGCGCGAGCAGCAGCGGATCCGCGCGGGCCCGCGTCGACGGTGTGCTCGACCGGTGGGCCTCCGAGGGCGGGTCGCTCGCCGAGGCCGAGAGACGGGTTCGGCCAGCGGACTGA
- a CDS encoding aminotransferase class IV, which translates to MDGELVRVWDGRELGPAADAPAGALLAADSWLVSAGRVRGLELHRERFLAAVADAAGPEDTGAFFDAAVAALPRTGDSFPRVELTAEGLRLRLRPAPPKGRTVVLWTSPVDPRRVPARKGPDIARLALLRSRALAAGADEAVILGPDGTVVDGASSAVLWWLGDALVVPPASSRRVRSVTARTVSVLAGALSVDVIEAPAEPADLDGREVWTANALHGLRLATSWVDGPALAAVPGRLDAWRRRLDALRRPLP; encoded by the coding sequence GTGGACGGCGAGCTGGTGCGGGTGTGGGACGGGCGCGAGCTCGGTCCCGCGGCCGACGCTCCGGCCGGCGCCCTCCTCGCGGCCGACTCCTGGCTGGTGTCGGCGGGCCGCGTGCGCGGTCTCGAGCTGCACCGGGAGCGGTTCCTCGCCGCGGTCGCCGACGCCGCTGGACCGGAGGACACCGGGGCGTTCTTCGACGCCGCCGTCGCGGCGCTCCCCCGCACCGGCGACTCCTTCCCCCGGGTCGAGCTGACCGCGGAGGGACTGCGCCTGCGTCTTCGCCCCGCGCCACCGAAGGGCCGCACCGTCGTGCTCTGGACGAGCCCCGTCGATCCTCGGCGCGTTCCGGCGCGCAAGGGACCGGACATCGCGCGTCTCGCGCTCCTGCGCTCGCGGGCTCTCGCGGCCGGTGCGGACGAGGCCGTGATCCTCGGTCCCGACGGCACGGTCGTCGACGGCGCGTCGAGCGCCGTGCTCTGGTGGCTCGGCGACGCGCTGGTCGTTCCGCCCGCGAGCAGCCGCCGCGTCCGGAGCGTGACCGCCCGAACGGTCTCCGTGCTCGCGGGAGCGCTCAGCGTCGACGTCATCGAGGCCCCGGCCGAGCCGGCCGACCTCGACGGCCGCGAGGTGTGGACGGCGAACGCGCTGCACGGGCTGCGTCTGGCGACGAGCTGGGTCGACGGGCCGGCGCTCGCCGCGGTGCCGGGCCGGCTGGACGCCTGGCGCCGCCGCCTGGACGCCCTCCGCCGTCCCCTCCCCTGA
- a CDS encoding anthranilate synthase component I family protein encodes MAALLEDPALRRELPWVDPERAHLALFSRAHASFWLDSGRDAVEGLSFLGASDDVLMIEAGADVSTALAAVGTERTGDRALGRYGWIAYEAGAPFVSLPAASSDAEAPPALALIRGDPVLEFDHARRTLHLVSSPRQEREARRLEQALTVLAATPAHSRGPGDAEPAGPAVWRHGPEEYRALIARCQAAIRAGDAYQLCLTNEVLVEGAFDPVEAYRRLRRSSPSHHGGLIRIGGLALVSASPEQFLAVTAEGRVATHPIKGTRPRSADPAADAELRAELLASVKERAENVMIVDLVRNDLARIAAPSSVRVDRLLEVESYPHVHQLVSEVSAQRAPGVGLADLLAATFPAGSMTGAPKRRAIELLREWEEGPRGIYAGAFGRLGGDGSLDLAMTIRTLVLDGVRARIGTGGGITTLSIPDEEVEETRLKARALLAVLGVDLRVADESSPGH; translated from the coding sequence GTGGCCGCTCTCCTCGAGGACCCCGCACTCCGCCGGGAGCTGCCGTGGGTCGATCCCGAGCGCGCTCACCTCGCTCTGTTCTCCCGCGCGCACGCCTCCTTCTGGCTCGACTCCGGCCGCGACGCCGTCGAGGGACTCTCCTTCCTCGGTGCCTCCGACGACGTGCTGATGATCGAGGCCGGAGCCGACGTCTCGACGGCGCTCGCCGCGGTCGGCACCGAGCGGACCGGTGACCGGGCACTCGGCCGGTACGGCTGGATCGCGTACGAGGCCGGCGCGCCCTTCGTCTCCCTCCCCGCCGCGTCCTCGGACGCGGAGGCGCCGCCCGCACTCGCGCTGATCCGCGGCGATCCGGTGCTCGAGTTCGATCACGCCCGGAGGACCCTCCACCTCGTGTCCTCCCCGCGGCAGGAGCGGGAGGCGCGGCGACTCGAGCAGGCGCTGACGGTGCTCGCCGCGACTCCCGCCCACAGCCGGGGCCCCGGCGACGCCGAGCCCGCCGGCCCCGCCGTCTGGCGGCACGGCCCCGAGGAGTACCGCGCCCTGATCGCGCGCTGCCAGGCCGCGATCCGCGCGGGTGACGCCTATCAGCTCTGCCTCACCAACGAGGTCCTGGTCGAGGGCGCCTTCGACCCCGTCGAGGCGTACCGCCGCCTCCGCCGCTCGAGCCCCAGCCATCACGGCGGACTGATCCGGATCGGCGGGCTCGCCCTCGTCAGCGCCTCGCCCGAGCAGTTCCTCGCCGTCACAGCGGAGGGCCGCGTCGCCACGCACCCGATCAAGGGGACCCGGCCGCGCAGCGCCGACCCCGCGGCCGATGCGGAGCTGCGGGCCGAGCTGCTCGCGAGCGTCAAGGAGCGCGCCGAGAACGTGATGATCGTCGACCTCGTGCGAAACGACCTCGCGCGGATCGCCGCTCCCTCCTCCGTGCGGGTGGATCGCCTCCTCGAGGTCGAGAGCTACCCCCACGTGCACCAGCTGGTCAGCGAGGTGTCGGCGCAGCGCGCGCCGGGCGTCGGCCTGGCCGACCTGCTCGCGGCGACCTTCCCCGCCGGATCGATGACGGGAGCCCCGAAGCGGCGCGCGATCGAGCTCCTGCGCGAATGGGAGGAGGGGCCCCGGGGGATCTACGCCGGCGCGTTCGGGCGGCTCGGCGGCGACGGCTCGCTGGATCTCGCGATGACCATCCGCACGCTCGTGCTCGACGGTGTCCGCGCCAGGATCGGCACCGGCGGAGGCATCACCACCCTGTCGATCCCGGACGAGGAGGTGGAGGAGACGCGCCTCAAGGCCCGCGCGCTGCTCGCCGTGCTCGGAGTCGACCTGCGCGTCGCGGACGAGTCCTCGCCCGGTCACTAG
- the leuS gene encoding leucine--tRNA ligase, which yields MAEETSQQTGATDEERYDFRALQEKWLPIWEETRPFATGDSTDKRPRKYVLDMFPYPSGDLHMGHAEAYALGDVIARYWRQQGFNVLHPIGWDSFGLPAENAAIKRGLNPVSWTYDNIEQQKRSMKRYAASFDWDRVLHTSDPEYYKWNQWLFLKMYEKGLAYRKDSWVNWDPVDQTVLANEQVLADGTSERSGAVVVKKKLTQWYFKITDYADRLLDDLNQLEGSWPSKVIAMQRNWIGRSIGADVEFEIEGRDERITVFTTRPDTLFGATFMVVAPDSDLAAELVEGADPELQTAFRSYLEKVQKSSEIERLTVDRPKTGVFLGRYAINPVNGERLPIWSADYVLSDYGHGAVMAVPAHDQRDLDFARAFDLPVRVVVDTTASVTGAIPVIPKDPEELAALEKEYSLDPATTGEALTGDGRLINSGPLDGLSKRTAIERVIKLLEERGRGRSAKNYRLRDWLISRQRYWGTPIPIIHGENGELIPVPEDQLPVRLPSTDGLDLQPKGSSPLGAAEDWVNVANPNDGSPARRDPDTMDTFVDSSWYFLRFLSPKDDTQAFDPKLAEKWAPVDQYVGGVTHAILHLLYARFITKVLFDLGYVSFTEPFTALLNQGMVQMDGAAMSKSKGNIVRLSDQLDEFGVDAVRLTMAFAGPPEDDIDWADVSPSGSAKFLARAWRLAKDVTTKPDVEWKNGDAALRRQTHRFLAESPSLIEAFKFNVVVARLMELVNATRKVIDSGAGAGDPAVREATEVVAMALNLFAPYTAEDMWNRLGYEGSVAHALWRKADPTLLVEEKVTAILQVDGKVRDRIEVSPKISSDELEQKARAATGVARALQGREVVTAVVRAPRLVNLVTKPA from the coding sequence GTGGCAGAAGAGACCTCCCAGCAGACCGGCGCGACCGACGAGGAGCGCTACGACTTCCGCGCGCTCCAGGAGAAGTGGCTCCCGATCTGGGAGGAGACCCGGCCGTTCGCGACCGGCGACTCCACCGACAAGCGCCCGCGCAAGTACGTGCTCGACATGTTCCCCTACCCCTCCGGCGACCTGCACATGGGTCACGCGGAGGCGTACGCGCTGGGTGACGTCATCGCCCGCTACTGGCGCCAGCAGGGCTTCAACGTGCTGCACCCGATCGGCTGGGACAGCTTCGGCCTGCCCGCCGAGAACGCGGCGATCAAGCGCGGCCTGAACCCGGTCTCCTGGACCTACGACAACATCGAGCAGCAGAAGCGCTCGATGAAGCGCTACGCCGCGTCCTTCGACTGGGACCGCGTGCTGCACACCTCCGACCCCGAGTACTACAAGTGGAACCAGTGGCTGTTCCTCAAGATGTACGAGAAGGGCCTCGCCTACCGCAAGGACAGCTGGGTCAACTGGGACCCGGTGGACCAGACCGTCCTCGCGAACGAGCAGGTCCTCGCCGACGGCACCTCGGAGCGCTCCGGCGCCGTCGTGGTGAAGAAGAAGCTCACGCAGTGGTACTTCAAGATCACCGACTACGCCGACCGCCTGCTCGACGACCTGAACCAGCTCGAGGGCTCCTGGCCCTCGAAGGTCATCGCGATGCAGCGCAACTGGATCGGCCGCTCGATCGGCGCCGACGTCGAGTTCGAGATCGAGGGCCGCGACGAGCGGATCACGGTCTTCACGACGCGCCCCGACACCCTCTTCGGCGCGACCTTCATGGTCGTCGCGCCCGACAGCGACCTGGCCGCCGAGCTGGTCGAGGGTGCCGACCCGGAGCTGCAGACCGCCTTCCGCAGCTACCTCGAGAAGGTGCAGAAGTCGAGCGAGATCGAGCGCCTCACGGTCGATCGCCCCAAGACCGGCGTCTTCCTCGGCCGCTATGCGATCAACCCCGTCAACGGCGAGCGCCTGCCGATCTGGTCGGCCGACTACGTGCTGTCCGACTACGGGCACGGCGCGGTGATGGCCGTCCCCGCGCACGACCAGCGCGACCTGGACTTCGCCCGCGCCTTCGACCTGCCCGTGCGGGTCGTCGTCGACACGACCGCCTCGGTCACCGGCGCGATCCCGGTCATCCCGAAGGACCCGGAGGAGCTCGCCGCGCTCGAGAAGGAGTACTCGCTCGACCCGGCCACCACCGGCGAGGCGCTGACCGGCGACGGCCGCCTGATCAACTCCGGCCCGCTCGACGGCCTCTCCAAGCGCACCGCCATCGAGCGCGTGATCAAGCTGCTCGAGGAGCGCGGCCGCGGCCGCTCGGCGAAGAACTACCGCCTGCGCGACTGGCTGATCTCGCGCCAGCGCTACTGGGGCACGCCGATCCCGATCATCCACGGCGAGAACGGCGAGCTGATCCCCGTCCCCGAGGACCAGCTGCCCGTGCGCCTGCCCTCGACCGACGGCCTCGACCTGCAGCCGAAGGGCTCGTCGCCGCTCGGTGCTGCGGAGGACTGGGTGAACGTCGCGAACCCGAACGACGGCAGCCCCGCGCGCCGCGACCCGGACACGATGGACACCTTCGTCGACTCCTCCTGGTACTTCCTGCGCTTCCTCTCGCCGAAGGACGACACCCAGGCGTTCGACCCGAAGCTCGCCGAGAAGTGGGCGCCCGTCGACCAGTACGTGGGCGGTGTGACGCACGCGATCCTGCACCTGCTCTACGCGCGCTTCATCACCAAGGTCCTCTTCGACCTCGGCTACGTCTCCTTCACCGAGCCGTTCACTGCGCTGCTGAACCAGGGCATGGTGCAGATGGACGGCGCCGCGATGTCGAAGTCGAAGGGCAACATCGTCCGCCTGTCCGATCAGCTGGACGAGTTCGGCGTCGACGCCGTGCGCCTGACGATGGCGTTCGCCGGGCCGCCCGAGGACGACATCGACTGGGCCGACGTCTCGCCGTCGGGCAGCGCGAAGTTCCTCGCCCGCGCCTGGCGCCTGGCGAAGGACGTCACGACGAAGCCCGACGTGGAGTGGAAGAACGGCGACGCGGCGCTGCGCCGGCAGACGCACCGCTTCCTCGCCGAGTCGCCCTCGCTGATCGAGGCGTTCAAGTTCAACGTCGTCGTCGCGCGCCTGATGGAGCTGGTCAACGCCACCCGCAAGGTCATCGACTCCGGTGCCGGCGCGGGCGACCCCGCCGTTCGTGAGGCGACCGAGGTCGTCGCGATGGCGCTCAACCTGTTCGCGCCGTACACGGCCGAGGACATGTGGAACCGGCTCGGCTACGAGGGCTCGGTCGCGCACGCGCTCTGGCGCAAGGCCGACCCGACGCTCCTGGTCGAGGAGAAGGTCACCGCGATCCTCCAGGTCGACGGCAAGGTCCGCGACCGGATCGAGGTCTCGCCGAAGATCTCCTCGGACGAGCTCGAGCAGAAGGCGCGCGCGGCCACCGGTGTCGCGCGGGCGCTGCAGGGCCGCGAGGTCGTCACGGCCGTCGTCCGGGCGCCGCGCCTGGTGAACCTGGTGACGAAGCCGGCGTAG
- a CDS encoding Lrp/AsnC family transcriptional regulator produces the protein MNDQQNRDPVVLDALDIAILRLLQSDARMSNRDVATAVGVSPTTSLDRMRRLRTRGVIRGATLDVDLAAIGRGVQALIAVRIRPPSREVIESFRDWVSGLEQTLGVFVTAGNEDFIIHVAVRDNDDLYAFVIDRLTERREVADVRTSVVYQHIRNGSVPPA, from the coding sequence ATGAACGACCAGCAGAACCGAGATCCGGTGGTCCTCGACGCGCTCGACATCGCCATCCTCCGCCTCCTGCAGTCGGATGCGCGGATGTCCAATCGCGACGTCGCGACCGCGGTCGGCGTCTCCCCCACCACCTCCCTCGACCGCATGCGGCGGCTGCGCACCCGCGGCGTCATCCGAGGCGCCACCCTCGACGTCGACCTCGCCGCGATCGGACGCGGCGTCCAGGCGCTGATCGCCGTCCGGATCCGGCCGCCGTCCCGCGAGGTCATCGAGTCGTTCCGCGACTGGGTCAGCGGCCTCGAGCAGACCCTCGGCGTCTTCGTCACCGCCGGCAACGAGGACTTCATCATCCACGTCGCCGTCCGCGACAACGACGACCTCTACGCCTTCGTCATCGACCGCCTCACCGAGCGCCGCGAGGTCGCGGACGTCCGCACCTCGGTCGTCTACCAGCACATCCGCAACGGCTCGGTGCCGCCCGCCTGA
- a CDS encoding DUF2000 domain-containing protein, with protein MSTAPVGYAEDEIDTAAPTRSARLKWVVVVDETLPIGRAVNAAVCVEAATGAQVPGLLGPAAQDASGSEHPGLPWAGCTVLASDAATLRTIRAKAEAHEGTFVADMPAAAQDTRVYDEYREVLGATGPELVEYLAVGLIGPRNRVDKIVGRLRLL; from the coding sequence ATGAGCACTGCACCGGTCGGCTACGCCGAGGACGAGATCGACACCGCGGCGCCGACGCGATCGGCACGGCTGAAGTGGGTAGTCGTGGTCGACGAGACACTGCCGATCGGTCGCGCGGTGAACGCCGCCGTCTGTGTCGAGGCCGCTACCGGCGCGCAGGTGCCCGGACTGCTCGGTCCCGCTGCGCAGGACGCCTCGGGCTCCGAGCACCCGGGGCTGCCGTGGGCGGGCTGCACCGTGCTCGCGTCCGACGCGGCGACGCTGCGGACGATCCGGGCGAAGGCGGAGGCGCACGAGGGGACGTTCGTCGCCGACATGCCCGCCGCCGCGCAGGACACCCGGGTGTACGACGAGTACCGGGAGGTGCTCGGGGCGACCGGGCCCGAGCTCGTCGAGTACCTGGCGGTCGGTCTGATCGGGCCGAGGAACCGCGTGGACAAGATCGTCGGGCGGCTGCGACTGCTCTGA
- a CDS encoding ComEA family DNA-binding protein, whose product MQQTSPADDPAGLLRRPRRARSRWRIGAGAAMVLVIAAAVVAVLLAGTRASGRTEVLAPAGGAGAAAGPSGAPASAGATGSPAPSSSPGEVLYVHVAGAVAAPGLYLLDPGARVADALAAAGGFTEAAERAAVNLARRLVDGEQILVPERGVAALPGGTGPAAAAGTTGGIVSLSTATAAQLEELPEIGPATAAKIVAYREEHGPFTSVDQLLEVPGVGEKTLEAFREQVAP is encoded by the coding sequence ATGCAGCAGACGAGCCCGGCCGACGACCCCGCGGGGCTGCTGCGGCGTCCGCGCCGAGCGCGATCGCGCTGGCGGATCGGGGCCGGCGCGGCGATGGTGCTGGTGATCGCGGCAGCGGTCGTGGCAGTGCTCCTCGCGGGAACGCGGGCGAGCGGCCGGACGGAGGTGCTCGCGCCGGCCGGTGGTGCCGGTGCTGCGGCGGGTCCGTCGGGAGCGCCGGCGTCTGCGGGCGCGACCGGTTCGCCTGCGCCGAGCAGCAGTCCGGGCGAGGTCCTCTACGTGCACGTCGCCGGAGCGGTCGCGGCTCCCGGGCTCTACCTGCTCGATCCTGGTGCGCGGGTCGCGGATGCGCTTGCGGCGGCTGGTGGCTTCACGGAAGCAGCCGAGCGGGCAGCCGTGAACCTCGCACGGCGGCTCGTGGACGGTGAGCAGATCCTCGTCCCCGAGCGGGGTGTGGCGGCCCTGCCGGGAGGCACGGGTCCGGCCGCAGCTGCGGGCACCACCGGCGGAATCGTCAGCCTCAGCACGGCCACGGCCGCGCAGCTCGAGGAGCTGCCCGAGATCGGTCCCGCTACGGCGGCGAAGATCGTCGCCTATCGCGAGGAGCACGGGCCGTTCACCTCGGTGGACCAGCTGCTGGAGGTGCCGGGCGTCGGCGAGAAGACGCTCGAGGCGTTCCGCGAGCAGGTGGCGCCGTGA
- a CDS encoding ComEC/Rec2 family competence protein, which translates to MIRAQDLRLLPLALAAWAAAAATGLLPVTAVLGGGALLCTVAWSVTLVVVTTVLAFRRRRAAVVLAGIAVALGGAALAVTSVVVAAPERHPPELRAAAESRAVQAVLVRIETSARPLTADGVWFDGTALQLEDQPMSAPVRVFLAEPGGRLPVGSEVVLRVRAEEPGSVGESTLLTASAVLERRPPVGVAAVAEVLRAGFLARTAVLGGDVAGLLPGLATGDTSALRSDLEDDMRTASLTHLTAVSGANCAVVVAAGWLVAALLGAGRRLRTLSALAVLAAFVVLVTPEPSVVRAAVMATVVLLARLGRRSGAAVPALLASVVLLMLVDPSIAGRLGFVLSVLATGGLLLAAEPIADRLGDVLPRPLALVVAVPLAAQLACQPAVLLIDPSIPVYGVLANLLAEPAAPVATGLGLIGCLLAPWWPGGADVAIRLAAVPAWWIASIARAVATWPSPRIAWLPGLGGMLALTLLTVLALLLVTRSRRLARARQVAATVLAGALVVGGASSVATPLLRSGAVPFDWRVAMCDIGQGDAVLIRGDAGVVLVDTGPLPERLDACLDLLGIDRLALLLLTHYDLDHVGGLAAVVGRVDEALVGPVADEGDTRDRAALLSGGAAVREAARGDTGSVGSLRWRVVWPERGTTLRGNEASVTLRIDIAADATGGPLSLAMLGDLGAEEQGRLARLDPGRVDVVKVAHHGSADQSPALYDALGARIGLVSVGADNTYGHPTPSLLALLAERGTRALRTDLEGTVLLSSRPEGVVVWSSGAAAPVAAPDERGGGLAPVLSRGSPVAGEGGAAGTRSAGVSRRRRHPVAASR; encoded by the coding sequence GTGATCCGCGCGCAGGACCTGCGGCTGCTCCCGCTCGCGCTCGCGGCGTGGGCGGCGGCCGCGGCGACCGGGCTGCTGCCGGTCACGGCCGTTCTCGGGGGCGGGGCGCTGCTCTGCACGGTGGCGTGGTCGGTGACCCTCGTCGTCGTCACGACGGTGCTCGCGTTCCGTCGTCGCCGCGCGGCCGTCGTCCTGGCCGGGATCGCGGTGGCACTCGGGGGAGCGGCGCTGGCCGTCACCTCCGTCGTGGTCGCAGCGCCCGAGCGGCATCCTCCGGAGCTGCGGGCGGCGGCGGAATCCCGAGCGGTGCAGGCGGTGCTCGTCCGCATCGAGACCTCCGCGCGGCCGCTCACCGCCGACGGAGTGTGGTTCGACGGCACCGCGCTGCAGCTGGAGGATCAGCCGATGTCCGCGCCGGTGCGGGTGTTCCTGGCCGAGCCCGGCGGCCGACTGCCGGTCGGCTCCGAGGTCGTGCTCCGAGTCCGGGCCGAGGAGCCGGGCTCAGTCGGCGAGAGCACGCTCCTGACCGCGAGCGCCGTGCTCGAGCGGCGCCCGCCCGTGGGAGTGGCGGCGGTCGCGGAGGTGCTGCGCGCGGGCTTCCTCGCCCGGACCGCGGTGCTCGGGGGAGACGTGGCCGGCCTGCTGCCCGGGCTCGCGACCGGGGACACCTCCGCCCTCCGGTCCGATCTGGAGGACGACATGCGGACCGCCTCGCTCACCCACCTCACTGCGGTCTCCGGAGCGAACTGCGCGGTCGTGGTCGCGGCCGGCTGGCTCGTCGCCGCGCTGCTCGGCGCCGGCCGTCGCCTCCGCACCCTCTCGGCGCTGGCGGTCCTCGCCGCGTTCGTCGTGCTGGTCACTCCGGAGCCGAGCGTCGTGCGGGCGGCGGTGATGGCGACCGTCGTGCTGCTCGCACGGCTGGGGCGGCGGTCCGGTGCGGCGGTCCCGGCGCTGCTGGCGAGCGTCGTCCTGCTGATGCTCGTCGATCCATCGATCGCGGGGCGGCTCGGCTTCGTGCTGTCCGTGCTGGCGACGGGCGGGCTGCTGCTCGCGGCGGAGCCGATCGCGGACCGGCTGGGCGACGTGCTGCCGCGTCCGCTCGCGCTGGTGGTCGCGGTCCCGCTGGCGGCGCAGCTGGCCTGCCAGCCCGCGGTCCTGCTGATCGACCCGTCGATCCCGGTCTACGGGGTGCTGGCGAATCTGCTCGCCGAGCCGGCGGCCCCGGTGGCCACCGGACTCGGGCTGATCGGCTGCCTCCTGGCGCCGTGGTGGCCGGGCGGTGCCGACGTCGCGATCCGTCTCGCGGCCGTGCCTGCCTGGTGGATCGCCTCGATCGCGCGCGCCGTCGCCACCTGGCCGTCGCCGCGGATCGCCTGGCTGCCCGGGCTCGGCGGGATGCTGGCGCTCACTCTCCTGACCGTGCTCGCCCTGCTGCTCGTCACCCGTTCGCGTCGCCTCGCGCGGGCGCGACAGGTCGCGGCGACCGTGCTCGCCGGGGCGCTTGTCGTCGGGGGAGCGTCGAGCGTGGCGACACCGCTGCTGCGCTCCGGAGCCGTCCCGTTCGACTGGCGGGTGGCGATGTGCGACATCGGGCAGGGCGACGCGGTGCTGATCCGCGGCGACGCGGGGGTGGTCCTCGTCGACACCGGGCCGCTGCCGGAGCGGCTCGACGCGTGCCTCGACCTGCTCGGCATCGACCGCCTCGCGCTGCTCCTGCTCACCCACTACGACCTCGACCACGTCGGCGGCCTGGCGGCCGTGGTCGGTCGCGTCGACGAGGCGCTCGTCGGCCCAGTGGCGGACGAGGGCGACACCCGGGATCGCGCGGCCCTCCTGTCCGGTGGCGCAGCGGTGCGGGAGGCGGCGCGCGGAGACACCGGCTCGGTCGGCTCGCTGCGCTGGCGGGTCGTCTGGCCGGAGCGGGGGACCACCCTGCGCGGCAACGAGGCGAGCGTGACCCTGCGGATCGACATCGCCGCGGACGCGACGGGCGGCCCGCTCTCGCTGGCCATGCTCGGCGACCTCGGTGCCGAGGAGCAGGGCCGACTCGCGCGCCTGGACCCGGGCCGCGTCGACGTCGTGAAGGTGGCGCACCACGGCTCCGCCGACCAGTCGCCGGCCCTCTACGACGCGCTCGGCGCCCGCATCGGCCTCGTCTCGGTCGGCGCAGACAACACGTACGGCCATCCGACGCCCTCGCTGCTCGCCCTGCTGGCCGAGCGCGGCACTCGCGCGCTGCGGACGGACCTGGAGGGGACGGTGCTGCTCTCATCCCGACCGGAGGGCGTCGTGGTCTGGTCAAGTGGAGCGGCCGCCCCTGTGGCTGCTCCGGACGAGCGCGGAGGTGGACTCGCGCCTGTGCTCAGCCGAGGGTCGCCCGTCGCCGGGGAGGGCGGTGCTGCCGGAACCCGATCTGCGGGCGTCTCACGACGGCGTCGACATCCTGTCGCCGCAAGTCGGTAG